Proteins encoded by one window of Listeria cossartiae subsp. cossartiae:
- the recQ gene encoding DNA helicase RecQ, giving the protein MIERARAILQQNFGYQDFRDGQVDVISKLCAGEDTLAIMPTGGGKSLCYQIPALLFDGLTIVVSPLISLMKDQVDALVSEGIAATFINSTLTNREIDIRLDAAFSGELKMLYIAPERIETPGFQRLIEQVPISLFAIDEAHCISQWGHDFRPSYLTLCDSLDNMTRRPLVIALTATATQAVSDDICRLLKINASSVVKTGFSRDNLAFQVVKGQDKDKYLVDYLTENATESGIIYASTRKEVERLHNFLLKKGVESGMYHGGMTDIARKDWQEKFLYDDIRVIVATNAFGMGINKSNVRFVIHYNIPRNIEAYYQEAGRAGRDGVPSDCILLFSPQDSRIQQFLIEQSEMDDERKQNEFAKLRQMTGYGYTEICLQKYIVQYFGDDEENCGKCSNCLDTREATDITILAQQVFSCIKRMGERFGKVLIAKVLTGSADQKVKDWRFEELSTYGLMKDASQKDVLQLIDYLTAEKYLQPTDSQFPSLKLTDRAVSVLRGELKVERKQAKRAEKVKIDVNSDLFEKLREVRRELAAKHKVPPYIIFSDETLREMCAYMPQTEDALLEVKGIGAMKRDKYGAEFLAVLQEEAAK; this is encoded by the coding sequence ATGATAGAGCGAGCAAGAGCTATTTTACAGCAAAACTTTGGTTATCAAGATTTTCGGGATGGGCAAGTAGACGTTATTTCGAAGCTTTGTGCAGGAGAAGACACGCTAGCAATCATGCCGACTGGTGGCGGGAAGTCGCTTTGTTACCAGATACCAGCACTTCTTTTTGACGGTTTAACCATTGTTGTTTCTCCGCTAATTTCACTTATGAAGGATCAAGTAGATGCGCTAGTCTCAGAAGGGATAGCAGCTACTTTTATTAATAGTACACTGACTAATAGAGAAATAGATATCCGCTTGGATGCCGCGTTTTCTGGAGAGCTAAAGATGCTTTATATTGCGCCAGAGCGAATTGAAACACCGGGATTCCAACGTTTAATTGAGCAAGTACCGATTTCGTTGTTTGCGATTGATGAAGCGCACTGTATCTCGCAGTGGGGCCATGACTTTCGGCCGAGCTACCTGACACTGTGCGATAGTTTAGACAACATGACTAGGCGCCCGCTCGTTATCGCGCTGACTGCTACAGCAACCCAAGCTGTTTCGGATGATATTTGCCGACTATTAAAAATAAATGCGAGTTCGGTTGTTAAAACTGGATTTTCCAGAGACAATTTAGCCTTTCAAGTCGTAAAAGGACAAGACAAAGATAAGTATTTGGTTGACTATTTAACGGAAAATGCGACAGAATCTGGAATTATTTATGCTTCCACACGAAAAGAAGTGGAGCGCCTGCACAATTTCTTGCTTAAAAAAGGCGTTGAGTCAGGCATGTACCACGGTGGTATGACTGATATAGCGCGAAAAGATTGGCAGGAGAAGTTTCTATACGATGATATTCGCGTTATTGTTGCAACGAACGCCTTTGGGATGGGAATTAACAAGTCCAACGTGCGCTTTGTTATTCATTATAATATTCCGCGCAATATCGAAGCTTACTATCAAGAAGCTGGTCGTGCTGGTCGAGACGGGGTTCCGAGTGATTGTATTTTACTATTTTCGCCGCAAGATAGCCGTATTCAGCAGTTTTTAATTGAACAATCCGAAATGGATGATGAACGCAAACAAAATGAATTCGCTAAGCTCCGCCAAATGACGGGCTATGGTTATACAGAAATTTGTTTGCAGAAATACATCGTTCAGTATTTTGGTGATGACGAAGAAAACTGCGGCAAGTGTAGTAATTGCTTAGATACAAGAGAAGCCACGGACATTACTATTTTAGCGCAACAAGTTTTTTCATGTATTAAAAGAATGGGTGAGCGTTTCGGAAAAGTGCTAATTGCTAAGGTTTTGACGGGTTCTGCTGACCAGAAAGTAAAAGATTGGCGCTTTGAAGAACTCAGCACGTATGGGTTAATGAAAGATGCTTCTCAAAAAGACGTCTTGCAATTAATTGATTACTTGACTGCAGAAAAATATTTGCAACCAACCGATAGCCAATTTCCTTCGTTGAAACTGACCGATAGAGCGGTATCGGTTCTACGGGGCGAGCTCAAAGTAGAACGCAAACAAGCGAAACGTGCTGAAAAAGTTAAAATTGACGTAAATAGTGACCTTTTCGAGAAATTACGGGAAGTCCGTCGTGAACTGGCAGCGAAACACAAAGTGCCACCATATATCATTTTTTCAGATGAAACGTTACGAGAAATGTGTGCTTATATGCCGCAAACGGAAGATGCTCTGCTTGAGGTCAAAGGTATCGGTGCGATGAAACGCGATAAATATGGCGCTGAATTCTTGGCCGTTTTGCAAGAAGAGGCAGCGAAATAA